GGATCTTGCAGCACTTGCGGGGCCCGTTTACACATCGGGAGAATATTTTTTAGATGTTGCTGGGGATGCATCGGATGCATGGGAAAAAATTAAAAAGAATGAATACGATGTAATTATTGTTGATATAAGAATACCACCCGGAGATGCTGAGGCATTTCATAAGTATTTTATAGTTAAGGGTCATAATAAAAACGATGCTCGTTTAGGTATTCAGCTACTGTACCTATTGCTTTGCCCAGAAAAAAACTCCGAGAAAGATATATTTAACAGGAAATTGGAAAACATCCCATCATGGTTGAGTAAGGAGAAGTTTGGAATACTTACCGTTGAAACTGAGGCGGATGTTGAAAAGGACAGAGTTATTTTAGGCATCAATACTTATAGGAGAAAGGAAGGAATTTCGAAGAAGACTATTCTTTTGGATTTAATTAAAGAGGTGGTGAACCAAAATAAAATTAAATAATATGTATCCACAAATATCTGAAGCATGGGGCTCAGGTTATATGCAAGTTATAGTTACACTACTTGTTTTCGCATTAGGTATTCCTGCAATTATATATAGTTTATTTATACCAGAAAACATTAAGAAAATTGTTTACAAAAGGGAAAAGCGTTTTTGGTTTAATTCGTTTATAATTTATATAGTTTTTTCTATTTTAATGTTTGTTTGGATACTACATCCTTGCCCTGACAAGGTACTTAATGAAAACCTTAATCTTTTGACAGGATTAATCTTAACTTCTGTTATCATAATTATATGCATTAATTTTTTGAGAAGACTATCTAAAAATATTGGAGAAAAAACTGTTAAAAAAATATATTTTGAGTTTGAAAAACAATATAAGAAAACCAATAGAAAAATAAAAACTAGAACCATTGAAAATGAGGCCTTATATGATTTAATCGATCTTGGTATTTATGCAAATTCTGGACATGAGAAACAATTAATTATTGAAAATTTAAAAAAAATCTCAAACCTGATACTTGATAATAAACCCTATAAAACTCAATCCCTAGATGATATTATTTATGGTATAGAAAAAATAGTATTAGATAAAAATAAACCGGGTAATGATGATGATGTAATTGAAGCGGTTAATTTTTATAAATTCATAATTGATAGATTAAAAGAATCAGGGGAGAACGGTGATTTTGACAAAGAATTAGTATTAGCCAGAATATGTAACATAGCGGTTAAAACAATAAACTATGTTAGTGACGATACTACATTTATTATATTAAATATTATTAAAAATTACAAAAAAAGCGAATGGATTTTTAATGTAGGACTTGTAGGGATGCAAAACAAGAAATATATAATAGCCCTAAGCGTACTAAGTAGTTTGGAAGAATTAGTTGAACTGGCAGGAGATAAGCATAACCAAGATACATATTACCTTGTGGGAATGATTTCATATTTTTGGTTTGACGGTAATTCTGGACAAATGCGAGCAGATAAATCATTTGAATTATTAAGAGACATTCATAAAGTAGATGTTGAACAAGTACTAAAACAAGCTCAAAACTTTTTTTATGTTACCTGTGAATTTGAAACTGCCGATAAAATAAATGAATTAACATTAGCAAAATTTAAGAAATAAAGACACATGGGTTATGCAGCAATTCTTACTTAGGAGGTTGTTTGAGAAGTCCTTTGCGTAGCATAGTATTTAAGATAAACATAAGTATCACAAAGAAAAAAAAGGATAAATTTTATACTTTTTAGAAAGTTTCTTTCTTAGTGGAGTCCAGAACCCACTCAAATAAACGGGGTGTATTCCGAAAGGCCAAAAGAGTAGGAGGAAATAGTATTGCACTATGGAACTAAGGCATGTACCAAAATACAGAGTGGGTAGGTGGTTACCCTCGGATAGGGATTACCTCACCAGCTGGATTGAAAAGAAGGTTATTCAAGCCAATGCAAGCGATAGACCTTTGCACCCAACCCTGCTGGCGTAGACTCGTAGTCTTTACCTCCATGCTAGCTGAGTTTTTGGTGTTTAAACCTAATATAGTACTAAAAGCACAATTTTTTGATTCGAGTTTTGAAAATAGAATTGTACCTTTGTAAAAAGAGGAGTTATGAAGCAGATTCAACTATATACAAAAATCAACTATTTGCCAACGGATTTAAAATCGGAGGTAAACGATTTTATTGATTTTTTATTGAGTAAAAGGAAAAGTGAAGCAAAGAAAAAACAACCTAAGTTTGGTTGTACTAAGGGACAAATTTATTTATCGCCTGATTTTGATGAGCCATTAGAGGATTTTAAAGACTTTATGTAATGGATTTGCTACTTGATACCCATACGCTTATCTGGTTTCTAAATGGTGATGAGAAATTATCAAAAAAAGTTAGAGCCGCAATTGAGGATTCCAAAAATTCAAAGATTGTAAGTATTGCTTCGATTTGGGAAATATCTATAAAAATCAGCCTAGATAAATTTAGATTTCCAAAAGGATTTAAACGTTTTCTTGAAATAGTTGACGAAAACGGATTCGAGATATTACCAATTACATTTGAACATGCTATGGTTATTTCGACTTTAGAGTTTATACATCGAGATCCCTTCGATAGACTTTTAGTTGCTCAATGCAAAAGCGATAATCTGGTTCTTGCTACAAAGGATGAAAATATAAAGCAGTATAATATAAAGACTATTTGGTAGTATTAGCCAGCCCAAGGCTGTTCGTGTCTCTGCTTTAACATACATTAATTAATCCAATGTTTCCGTTTTTTAATTCATGGTTAATGTTAGAATATAAGTGTATCCAAAGGAATTAAAAAACCAAGCTATTCAATGAATTGATACTAGATATAACAAATCCAAACCAATACCCAAGTGGAGTCCAGAACCCACAATAATAAACGGGGCGAATTCCGAAAGGCCATAAGAGTAGGAGAAAATAGTATTGCATTATGGAACTAAGGCATGTACCAAAATACAGAGTAGGTAGGTGGTTACCCTCGGATAGGGATTACCTAAGTAGCTGGATTGAGAAAAAGGTTATTCAAGCCAATGCAAGCGATAGACCTTTGCATCCAACCATTCAGAAGTTAAAGGATCTGATTGAGAATGATCCAATCCTGTATATGTGCTTTACGGGTATGTATGATGATATCCCGCAGGGGTACAATGCTCCTATAAAGAATTTTGATACTATGCTGCTGGTAATGAATGAAATTATTTCGGAGTCTATTAGCTATAGCGTTATTGAGGATAATATTGGCCTGGTGGGGTTTCCTATAAATGCTATTCTGGATTGGGCTATGGGTACTCAAGGGGGTTATTTGGCCTTTACCAATGAGAGGGTAAATGAAAGCCTATATAATATTCTTGAGGTTTGGAAGAAGTTTTTGGGTTCGAACGATTCCAGATATGTACTCATAGAAGGGGAAATTCCTCATCAAGAGACATACTATACAAACCCTATAGGATGGTTTAGCCCAGCAGCATTGGAGGCACTTGCCGCCGCAGATCCATTGCGCGGGAAAGGCTCGCCATACGAGGCAAAGGCCAATTTTATATATAATTTTAAATGCAACCCAAAGGCAGAGTTTTGGGGTTTTAAGAGTTGGGATGATTTTTTTATCAGGGAGTTTAACGCAGGAGTGCGTCCTGTAGAAAGCCCTGCGGATGATAATGTTATAGTTAACGCTTGCGAATCGGCACCTTACAATTGCCAAACAGCAAAAACCAAGGATAAGTTCTGGATGAAGGGGCAGCCCTACTCATTATATGATATTATGGCGCATGATCCGCTCTCGCTAAAGTTTAAGGATAATAGTACGGTTTATCAGGCGTTTTTATGCGCAAAGAGCTATCATAGGTGGCATAGCCCGGTAAATGGCACTATCGTAAAGGCATTTAATGTTAAAGGTACATACTATGCTGAGGCTCCTGTAGCAGGGTTTGATCCGGCTGGGCCAAACGATTCGCAGGGTTATATTGCAGAGGTAGCTGCTAGGGCAGTTATTTTTATTGAGGCGGATAATAAGAGTATTGGACTAATGTGCTTTGTGGCTATTGGAATGGCGGAGGTATCGAGCTGTGATATTTATGTTAAGAAGGGACAACATGTTAAAAAGGGCGATCCGCTAGGGACTTTTCATTTTGGTGGTTCAACGCATTGCTTGATATTTAACGAGAATGTTAAGTTAAAGTTTGATTATCATAACCAAACGCCTGGGTTAAGCACATCTAATATCCCGTTAAGTGCTAAGATTGCAACGGTTATAAAGTAGTTGTGATTTTAAGTAGGAGTCTGTTCTAAAAGATTAATAACCGCAGAGGACACAGAGAAGAAATCGCAAAGGTCGCAGAGTTATTAGGCAATACATTAATTCTTTGAGAGCTTTGCGAAATCTTATGATCCTTTGCGGTTAATTGATTTTTTTGATAATTTCTTAAAGGGATACATAATTCCATTATTGAATGTGATATTTCGGTGCGCTGCACCTTTGATTTTGATGGTAAATTTTTTTCTACAAATATTTCGGTGCGCTGCACCTTTGGTTGTAATTGCTTTCTTCTACAAATATTACGGTGCTCTGCACCTTTGATTGTTACGGTAAATGGTTGTCTACAAATATTACGGTGCGCTGCGCCTTTAGTGGTATTTACAATATTTTTCTACAAATATTATGGTGTTCTGCACCTTTGATTTTGATGGTAAATGTTTATCTACAAATATTACGGTGCTCTGCACCTTTGATTGTTATGGTGAATGTTAATCTACAAATATTTCGGTGCTCTGCACCTTTGGTGGTATTTGCATTATTTGCTTTCTGCTACAAATATTACGGTGCGCTGCACCTTTGATTGTTATGGTGAATGTTAATCTACAAATATTTCGGTGCTCTGCACCTTTGGTGGTATTTGCATTATTTGCTTTCTGCTACAAATATTACGGTGCGCTGCACCTCTGATTGTTACTGTAAATGGTTGTCTACAAATATTATGGTGCGCTGCACCTTTGGAGGCGACAACAAATATTTGTCTACAAATATTTTAGTGCTCTGCACCTCTGTTAGCATTTACCTTATTGGGCATATAGAATAAAGGGAAGTGAACATCTTTTTTGCGTATAATCTATTCATTAATAGAATTCTAGATTACATAATAATCGATAATTTTTATTTGCTGTTGTATGGCAAATAATTTTTTTTAAAAAACTTCGTTTTAAGATAGGGTGGTAGGGTGTTAGTTACTCTTTATATAAATAGAATACTATACAATATTTTTATTATAAAAAAGATTAATATTCAATAGATTGAAAAGAATCAGACTACATCTATTAATTCTATGTATCCGCGGAAAAATACCTTGACGTTTCCGTGGAAGGATTGATTATTAAATTATTATATAATAAATTGTAGGCATACAAAGTAAAACTTAAAATATAAAAAGATGAAAAATATATTAATTGGGCTACTATTTGCACTTGCAATATTAGCTGGTTGTTCAAAGAATGAAAATATAGGATTGGCTGATAGCAATAATCCTACAACAGATCAATCAACGCTTCAGGGTAAGTTAAATATCCTTTCAATGGGTATTCTTGGTGCATCAGACGATGAATTAGTAAAGGAGATATTGTATAAAGAGGTTGAAAAAAAGTTTGATGGGGAGTATAATGTGCTTTTTAATACCCTTATTAGCGAGTGTAGAAAGAATGGCGTTGATCTAATTGGGATTATGCAGAAACATTTGAATACTATGGGCTATAACGAGAACATAGAAGAAGTTTTGAAATCATTTCAAAATGTGGAGGGAGTTAACTACTATCCGCAAGTTTACGTGCCGTTTTATTCAAATAAAAACCAATTTAAAGGAACGCTTAAAATGGCTTCTAGTGTTCAGGTTGTAACCGATAATGTTCAAGAGGGAATTACTCCAAAAACTAAATTTATAGGATTACAACTTTCAAGAGATGCAAAGAATAGAATTAGGGAGGCTATTATTGATGAGAATATTGCTGTGAATAATCCGGTTTGGGTTGTTTCTTTGAATGAACGGGTAAATAACGATGGAATTTATGTTAAGACAGAAGTGCCAACTAACACAAAAGAGTTTAAGAATACTGTGATGGTAAGCTATAATGTTCCTAATGTTAGTTCTGTTGAAGGCTGGACTCGTGGAGGTCCAGAATTTACCGTTAGATTCATTCCATTGTCAGGTCAAATTGTTTCGCAGCAAAATTTTGAATCTACCAGAGATGAGGTTAATGGTAATGCTTGGAAAACGGTAAATAGATATATTTTGTCATGGGATCCTAATATTTTGAATCGTTACCTTGTTGCTCATTGGCTTGAGCGTGATGGTGGTAGTTCAAAGATTCTCGACTTGAAATTTACAGTTTATGGTTTTACTGTAACCCTGCCAATTACAGTTGGTAGTGATGATGATGATGCAGGATACCAAGCTATGTATTATGACGATCTGAGCGCACCTATTTTTAATACTGGATGGGTTAGATGGGATATGCAATAATTTTAAAGAAGGTGTTGATTAATCGGAATTGGAATAGGTAAAGCGTAAATAGGTTACGAGGCTGTCTAAAAGAAATTTAGGCAGCCTCGTTATTTTTATATCTTGGTATGTTGCACCTATGGTTTCATTTATAAAATTTGTCTACAAAGATTTATACTATGGTGTGAAAGTATTGTAAGATTTTCAATAAATTAGAACAGATATTCTTGGTTATATCCAACATTCTTTATCTGGCATTTCTGTATATTCCTCTTTATTTCACTTCCTTTTGTTATACACTTACTTCGATAAAATAAAATACCACATCGTCTATTTGTATACAAGAATGTGTAAGAATATGGTAATTTTTCTGCTATTTGATTTTCAATTATAATAATATATATGTTCTAATATTTGTTATAAATATTATTTATCATAAATATATTATTTATATATTATGTAATAAATAATAATGTAACTAAATAACATCTATAATATAAATAAAATTTATATATTTGCTTTATGATTTTAATATGTATATATTTAGGTTATAATATATTTATTAATGATCCTAGATGTTGATATAAACTCATTTATTCGATTTGAAAGTGATTACACTGTTTAATGAACGAGTTTTTGATCTTGTCTTTTCTTTTTTTATAGAACCTAATATGATTATAGGTTGAGTTAATCCAATGATAACGCAAAAAAAGGATGAAAATAAACTCAAAAAATTAAACGAATATGAATAATTTATTAGAAAAAATTGAAGAGGGATTGGTCTCTGACTCTAACTCTAGAACGTTTTTGTTGGAAAGAATGCCAAAAAACTCTATTTGTGCTGAGGTAGGAACTTGGAAAGGCGATTTTTCGCAAAGGATGATAGATGAAACAAATCCTAAAAAGATATATTTAATCGACCCTTATATGTATGTTGCTGATTATAAGTACGCTTTGTATGGTGGGTATTCTGGGAGTCAAGAAAAAATGGATGAGATATACCAATCTGTAGTATTTAGATTTTCTAGCATGATCGAAAGAGGGCAATTAGAGATTATAAGGAAAAAATCAGATGAAGGACTTGGTAGTCTTATAGATAATACGTTAGATTGGATTTATATAGATGGTAATCATACTTATGAATATGTTAGGAACGATCTTCTTGGGTCGTGGGGAAAGGTTAAAGTGGGAGGTTTTATAACAGGAGATGATTATGGGTTGCCAGGTTGGTGGAACGATGGAGTAAAAAAAGCT
This DNA window, taken from Bacteroidales bacterium, encodes the following:
- a CDS encoding class I SAM-dependent methyltransferase; this translates as MNNLLEKIEEGLVSDSNSRTFLLERMPKNSICAEVGTWKGDFSQRMIDETNPKKIYLIDPYMYVADYKYALYGGYSGSQEKMDEIYQSVVFRFSSMIERGQLEIIRKKSDEGLGSLIDNTLDWIYIDGNHTYEYVRNDLLGSWGKVKVGGFITGDDYGLPGWWNDGVKKAVDEFIDFKQNSIEIIAFIGAQFILKKIED
- a CDS encoding response regulator, translated to MKKKVLWIEDQAELDLAALAGPVYTSGEYFLDVAGDASDAWEKIKKNEYDVIIVDIRIPPGDAEAFHKYFIVKGHNKNDARLGIQLLYLLLCPEKNSEKDIFNRKLENIPSWLSKEKFGILTVETEADVEKDRVILGINTYRRKEGISKKTILLDLIKEVVNQNKIK
- a CDS encoding phosphatidylserine decarboxylase family protein, with translation MELRHVPKYRVGRWLPSDRDYLSSWIEKKVIQANASDRPLHPTIQKLKDLIENDPILYMCFTGMYDDIPQGYNAPIKNFDTMLLVMNEIISESISYSVIEDNIGLVGFPINAILDWAMGTQGGYLAFTNERVNESLYNILEVWKKFLGSNDSRYVLIEGEIPHQETYYTNPIGWFSPAALEALAAADPLRGKGSPYEAKANFIYNFKCNPKAEFWGFKSWDDFFIREFNAGVRPVESPADDNVIVNACESAPYNCQTAKTKDKFWMKGQPYSLYDIMAHDPLSLKFKDNSTVYQAFLCAKSYHRWHSPVNGTIVKAFNVKGTYYAEAPVAGFDPAGPNDSQGYIAEVAARAVIFIEADNKSIGLMCFVAIGMAEVSSCDIYVKKGQHVKKGDPLGTFHFGGSTHCLIFNENVKLKFDYHNQTPGLSTSNIPLSAKIATVIK
- a CDS encoding type II toxin-antitoxin system VapC family toxin; the encoded protein is MDLLLDTHTLIWFLNGDEKLSKKVRAAIEDSKNSKIVSIASIWEISIKISLDKFRFPKGFKRFLEIVDENGFEILPITFEHAMVISTLEFIHRDPFDRLLVAQCKSDNLVLATKDENIKQYNIKTIW
- a CDS encoding DUF2281 domain-containing protein, with product MKQIQLYTKINYLPTDLKSEVNDFIDFLLSKRKSEAKKKQPKFGCTKGQIYLSPDFDEPLEDFKDFM